The proteins below are encoded in one region of Amycolatopsis magusensis:
- a CDS encoding MFS transporter — MGRTEALVRRRWAVLAILCASLLLVSIDATVLHMALPAIAADLRPDATEQLWIIAVYSLLAAPLLLAFGTLGDHYGRRRVLVLGYVVFGLASLAAVFSTTVPMLIAARAVLGVGGAMIMPATLSILRQAFPDRAERRTAIGVWSGVAGSGAVLGPLLGGFLVQEFSWHAAFAINVPVMLVALPLTYWLIPESADPPAGKWDPLSALLAAGGVLGAAFAIKQTPHGGSMYLFGPLAGLAGIALLVLFVRRQRRLVSPLLDLALFRSRAFSVAVGSVLLVMLSLVGLGLLFAQYLQLVLVLQPMDAALRLLFVMVAAVVGSLVAAPLLRWFEGRAVTVAGFAVVGLALGAAALWLDATENLWLLGPVLVAVGFGISVALTAASDALLAAAPAEQAGAASAVEETAYELGAGLGVAVLGSIAAGVYTAAFPAVPGVPPPVAELAGRGLTDAAEAASALPGPVAAQLLDAARGAFVDGMTVALATGFVTFAVAAIAAARLLPKTGAAR; from the coding sequence ATGGGGCGGACGGAGGCGCTGGTGCGCCGGCGGTGGGCGGTGCTCGCGATCCTGTGCGCCAGCCTGCTGCTGGTGTCCATCGACGCCACCGTGCTGCACATGGCGCTGCCCGCGATCGCCGCCGACCTGCGCCCGGACGCCACCGAGCAACTCTGGATCATCGCCGTCTACTCGCTGCTGGCCGCGCCGCTGCTGCTGGCTTTCGGCACTCTGGGCGACCACTACGGCAGGCGGCGCGTGCTCGTGCTCGGCTACGTGGTGTTCGGGCTGGCCTCGCTGGCGGCGGTGTTCTCGACGACCGTGCCCATGCTGATCGCCGCGCGGGCCGTGCTCGGCGTGGGCGGCGCGATGATCATGCCCGCCACGCTCTCCATCCTGCGCCAGGCCTTCCCGGACCGGGCCGAGCGGCGGACCGCCATCGGTGTCTGGAGCGGGGTGGCCGGGTCCGGCGCGGTGCTGGGGCCGCTGCTCGGCGGGTTCCTGGTGCAGGAGTTCAGCTGGCACGCCGCGTTCGCCATCAACGTGCCGGTGATGCTGGTCGCGCTGCCGCTGACCTACTGGCTGATCCCCGAGTCGGCGGATCCGCCCGCCGGGAAGTGGGACCCGCTCAGCGCGCTGCTCGCCGCGGGCGGCGTGCTCGGGGCGGCGTTCGCGATCAAGCAGACACCGCACGGCGGGTCGATGTACCTGTTCGGCCCGCTCGCCGGGCTGGCCGGGATCGCGCTGCTGGTGCTGTTCGTCCGGCGGCAGCGGCGGCTGGTCTCCCCGCTGCTGGACCTCGCGTTGTTCCGCAGCCGCGCGTTCAGCGTCGCGGTCGGCAGCGTGCTGCTGGTGATGCTGTCGCTGGTCGGCCTCGGCCTGCTGTTCGCCCAGTACCTCCAGCTGGTGCTGGTGCTGCAGCCGATGGACGCGGCGCTGCGGCTGCTGTTCGTGATGGTCGCCGCGGTGGTGGGCAGCCTGGTCGCCGCGCCGCTGCTGCGCTGGTTCGAAGGCCGCGCGGTGACCGTCGCCGGGTTCGCCGTGGTCGGGCTGGCGCTCGGCGCGGCGGCGCTGTGGCTGGACGCCACGGAGAACCTGTGGCTGCTCGGGCCGGTGCTGGTCGCGGTCGGCTTCGGCATCTCGGTGGCGTTGACCGCCGCCTCCGACGCGCTGCTCGCGGCCGCGCCCGCGGAGCAGGCCGGGGCCGCGTCGGCGGTCGAGGAGACCGCGTACGAACTGGGTGCCGGGCTCGGCGTGGCGGTGCTGGGCAGCATCGCCGCCGGGGTCTACACCGCTGCTTTCCCCGCTGTGCCGGGAGTCCCGCCGCCCGTGGCGGAGCTGGCCGGGCGCGGGCTGACCGACGCGGCCGAGGCCGCGTCGGCACTTCCGGGGCCGGTCGCCGCACAGCTGCTGGACGCGGCGCGCGGCGCGTTCGTCGACGGCATGACCGTCGCGCTGGCCACCGGTTTCGTCACCTTCGCCGTCGCCGCGATCGCCGCGGCCCGGCTGCTACCGAAGACAGGAGCTGCACGATGA
- a CDS encoding MFS transporter, with product MFGLHLGGLLGPFGAGVVVAMLPELAASYGTTPAGAASSLTVYLVPFALVMLVSGTLGQRWGVVRTIRLAYAAYAVTALLALVAPWFWLFLVARGLQGTANAFITPLLLAQLAAVTPRDRLGRSLGVFAAMQALGHTTAPLVGGLAAELSWPWAFAGIAVTALALAAAPLPADPGAADPEAPPSWRAALRPSVVPGLLVFLGWGCLAGLSFLVAFRLEDVFELSSGPRGLALTVFGAAGFATARLSGGFADRFGPVTAVATGLLGGGAVVAVLGLAGSLPALIGAWAVGGVVAQLISVGTNTLVITGAGAARNGAISVVQALRFLGMACSPLAFTGLYHADPRLAFLLPAALLALGPLILLRPRSADPDRG from the coding sequence TTGTTCGGGCTCCACCTCGGCGGCCTGCTCGGCCCGTTCGGCGCCGGGGTGGTGGTGGCGATGCTGCCCGAGCTCGCCGCGAGCTACGGCACCACCCCGGCGGGCGCGGCCTCGTCGCTGACCGTCTACCTGGTGCCGTTCGCGCTGGTCATGCTGGTCTCCGGCACGCTGGGGCAGCGCTGGGGCGTGGTCCGCACGATCCGGCTCGCCTACGCCGCCTACGCGGTGACCGCCCTGCTCGCGCTGGTCGCACCCTGGTTCTGGCTGTTCCTGGTGGCGCGCGGGCTGCAGGGCACGGCGAACGCGTTCATCACGCCGCTGCTGCTCGCCCAGCTGGCCGCGGTGACCCCGCGCGACCGGCTCGGGCGCTCGCTCGGGGTGTTCGCCGCGATGCAGGCGCTCGGGCACACCACCGCGCCGCTGGTCGGCGGGCTGGCCGCGGAACTGTCGTGGCCGTGGGCCTTCGCCGGGATCGCGGTCACCGCGCTCGCGCTGGCCGCGGCACCCCTGCCCGCCGACCCCGGCGCGGCCGATCCGGAAGCACCGCCGTCGTGGCGGGCCGCGCTCCGGCCGTCGGTGGTGCCGGGCCTGCTGGTGTTCCTCGGCTGGGGTTGCCTGGCCGGGCTGTCCTTCCTGGTCGCGTTCCGGCTGGAGGACGTCTTCGAGCTCAGCTCCGGCCCGCGCGGGCTCGCGCTCACCGTCTTCGGCGCAGCCGGCTTCGCCACCGCGCGGCTCAGCGGCGGGTTCGCCGACCGGTTCGGCCCGGTGACCGCGGTGGCCACCGGCCTGCTCGGCGGCGGTGCCGTGGTCGCGGTGCTCGGCCTGGCCGGTTCGCTGCCGGCGCTGATCGGGGCGTGGGCGGTCGGCGGGGTGGTCGCCCAGCTGATCTCGGTCGGCACGAACACGCTGGTCATCACCGGTGCCGGAGCCGCACGCAACGGCGCGATCTCGGTGGTGCAGGCGCTGCGGTTCCTCGGCATGGCGTGCTCCCCACTCGCCTTCACCGGCCTCTACCACGCCGACCCACGACTGGCCTTCCTGCTGCCCGCCGCGCTGCTGGCCCTGGGCCCCCTCATCCTCCTACGCCCCCGAAGCGCCGACCCCGACCGGGGTTGA
- a CDS encoding PAC2 family protein: MSEPEQPNRPHTEPVSEAADDGKPVMVVAFEGWNDAGDAASTAIEHLQLNWDATPLVELNPDEYYDFQVSRPTVRMVDGVTRRVEWPTTRLAVCQPEGFGRDVVLVQGPEPNMRWRAFCAELLEHMEHLQVSTVVTLGALLADTPHTRPVPVTGTAYDAAAAARFGLERNRYQGPTGIVGVLQDACVQAGIPAVSVWAAVPHYVSHPPSPKATLALLHKLEDILDVEIPLGALPEQAEEWQRTVSEMADEDEEIRDYVRSLEERDAEITVDEASGDKIAAEFERYLRRRRPGGLDGPR, from the coding sequence GTGAGTGAGCCCGAACAGCCGAACCGCCCGCACACCGAACCGGTCTCCGAGGCCGCCGATGATGGCAAACCCGTCATGGTGGTGGCCTTCGAGGGCTGGAACGACGCAGGTGACGCGGCCAGCACCGCGATCGAGCACCTGCAGCTGAACTGGGACGCCACCCCGCTGGTCGAGCTCAACCCCGACGAGTACTACGACTTCCAGGTGAGCAGGCCCACTGTCCGCATGGTGGACGGTGTCACCCGAAGGGTCGAATGGCCCACCACCCGCCTGGCGGTATGCCAGCCCGAGGGTTTCGGCCGGGACGTGGTGCTGGTCCAGGGGCCCGAGCCGAACATGCGCTGGCGCGCCTTCTGCGCCGAGCTGCTGGAACACATGGAGCACCTCCAGGTGTCCACTGTGGTCACCCTGGGTGCACTGCTCGCTGACACTCCGCACACCCGGCCGGTGCCGGTCACCGGCACCGCCTACGACGCCGCGGCCGCCGCCCGCTTCGGCCTGGAGCGCAACCGCTACCAGGGCCCGACCGGCATCGTCGGCGTGCTGCAGGACGCGTGCGTGCAGGCGGGCATCCCGGCGGTGTCGGTGTGGGCCGCGGTGCCGCACTACGTCTCGCACCCGCCGTCCCCGAAGGCCACGCTGGCGCTGCTGCACAAGCTCGAGGACATCCTGGACGTGGAGATCCCGCTGGGTGCCCTGCCCGAGCAGGCCGAGGAGTGGCAGCGCACGGTCTCCGAGATGGCCGACGAGGACGAGGAGATCCGCGACTACGTGCGCTCGCTGGAGGAGCGGGACGCCGAGATCACCGTCGACGAGGCCAGCGGCGACAAGATCGCCGCGGAGTTCGAGCGCTACCTGCGGCGGCGGCGCCCCGGTGGGCTCGACGGCCCCCGGTAG